The Indicator indicator isolate 239-I01 chromosome 21, UM_Iind_1.1, whole genome shotgun sequence region TGAACTGGAGTTACACCAGCTTCATAGGAAGCAGAGATGGATCTGGGAGTACTGGCGAACAACAAGGTCaccgtgagccagcaatgtgctttcaTGGCTAAAAAGACCAAAGGTCTCCTAGGGctcatgaagaagagtgtggccaggttgaggaaggttctccttcctttctactctgcccaagggagaccacagctggagtcctgagTCTAGTTcaagctccccagttcaagagagacagggaacaactgcagagagtccagtggagactCTGAAGATGCTGGGATTGGAGCATCGCtatgagaggaaaaggctgagtgCCCCAgtgttcagcaagagctgaaggatctggaggggtgAAAGGCTGAGGCCAGACCCTTGTCACTGGTGCCCagcaagaggacaaggggcagtgggcacaaactggagcccaggaggttccatccgaagatgaggagaaacttgtttggtgtgagggtgctggaggcctggagcaggctgcccagggaggttgtggagcctccttctctggacagctttcAACCCTgtctggccattgtgctcctgggcaagctgctgtgggttccctgctttagcagggggattggactgaatggtttctagaggtcctttccaacccccactatgCTGGGAATGGAGGATTCTGCATTGAGACCAGTATCCTGAGTTTCccacatccagctctggaatgCTGGGGGTGGCAAATAACTGGAACAAATCCCCTGTTCCCAGCCAGGGTCAGAGCTCAGCACCCATGCTTTCTGGAAGAGCTGACAGGGCGGTTTGGCTGCCACTGTGCCCTTTGTGTTCCAGTTTTGCTTGGCTGTGCAAAATGGCAGCATGTTCATCTCATGCCCCCCACATAGCCCTGCTCTGGAGCAGTTCAGCAGGGAGGGGAATTTGAGGATCCCTTATCTCTGCACCCTGGGGTCTCTGCACTTGTGGTAGCAGCATGTCTAATTCCactggaggcagggaaggacCTCAGTAGAAGAGCAATGTGTTGGAAGGAGGAGGgacatagactcatagaattgtttgggttggaaaagacatctaggatcatcaagtccaaccatcaacccaacactaccatggtcactaaactgtgtccccaagtgccatggccacacctccagggatggtgactccaccacttccctgggcagcctgttccggtgaCCTGTGGGAACACATcccttttttgtgtttttctcatACATCCCTTGCAATCTGACTTCTTTTATCTCAGCATTAGTTTGATTCAGGGCCCCAGAAACCAATTTTCCCTCTTTTGCTGACCTTTCCTGGGCAGTTTGACATTTCCTGGTGGGTACAGGGTCAGGAAGTGACTCCCTTGCCAAGAGACCTTGCTCAATCCTTGAAATAATTCCCCTGTctgtgctcctgcaggcagaggagaggagaacagcagagaggaggagatcAGACAGCGACAGAGGCCTCGAAAATGAGCACAGCCAGAGGGTGAGTGGAGTCCACTGTCCATTGCAGGGGAGCCTTGTCTTGGAAGAGGAAACCAGTAGGATGTGCCTCCCTACCAGTGAGAGTTCCCTCGGTCCTAGAGGAAGCAGTAATGTGCTCTGATGTGGTCCCCACCATTAATccctgtcatagaatcatggaatttttTGGGTCAgtaaagacttttaagatcatcgagtccagtcctcaacccaacaccaccatggccatcaaaccatggccccaggtgtcATGGCCAcgtatttcttgaacacctccagggatggtgactccactgcctctctgggctgcctgttccaatccctgaccacttttgcaggaaagaaattgttcctaatctcctacctgaacctcccctggcagaatttcaggccatttcctctcagctGGAACTTTGTGGAGCAGAACAGacccaaagcaaagcagggcTTGGAAAGAGGTAATAGGGCGCCTGCCCTTCACACCTTGTGGTGGCTGCTTatgccaccagcccagcagcagggggaTTTTACAGGGTAGAGTCCTCACCCATGTGGCAGCACTGCCCTCATTGGTttctcaccaaaaaaaacacTTGCTCATGTGTTGAGAAGCTCAGGACTGTGTtagctgcagctcctccctgcaACAGAAGCCAGGAGGTTGGATGTAAATGAAAGTGCAGCTCTTCCTACAGACTCTTTAATGCAAACCCTGGAGGGCATTCTGGCTCCCCCCAGCCTGCAGATGCTCTTAATTAACAGAGCTCAAATTTAATAGCCACACCTCAGTGGGATTCATTAGGAGGACACAGATGGGCTCTGAAACATTAATTCCAGCTGAATACAGACCCCTCAAGAGCAGAAAAGGGGAGAACAGTAGCCTGTGGCCTAGCTCACCAAAGCCACACTGCAGGTGAGATGAGTTTTTGGTCAGGGAGCAGCTGGCCCTGCTCTTGGAGTTCCATGGACCCCTCTGCATTTCTACGGAGCAAGTGCCGGCATTAGTCTTGGTCTTGCCCAAGTTTTGCCTTCCCCTTGGCTGTGGGGCAAGGTGATGACACAGGGTACTTCCCTTGTCCTCCCACTCTGGAGAGGGAACCTGGTCTtgtgagctgtgtgctgctcagctcttgCATGCTGCTTCTTTTTGGGCACATCAGGATCCATGACGGCAGGACCTGCTGTACTGTGAAGCTGGaagctgtgaggagcatctCCAGGTCTGTGCCCAgcctttctttgtctctgtgttcCTTGCCTTTTTGTAGGCCTCACCTCTCCCTTCTTGCGGACGCAGTTTCAGGTccttctgctcctgccagctAAAGAATGGAGGAGCAATCACTGCCACCCCACCTCCAGCCCACGCTGCTGGGTCTCCTTGGTAACAGGGCTTTCAGttgctccttccctgctgctctgctttgatcAGCAGCACAATCCAGGGAAGGGGCAATGGTAGCCGGTGTGGAAGGGCACATGTATGAAGTGATGAATTATCTACTGGTAATTAGCACCCTGGGACCCAGCTCTGCACTAAGCTATTCTCTACACTGTGTTGCTTGAGAGCATGGCATGGCCACTTGGCTGCTCGTTCCACCACATCCATTAACCTGATAGCTAGGTTACCTGCTCCCTCCCTTCacatgctccagcagtttgGAGCTGTCTTTTCATTAAGCTTTGAATTCTGGAACAGTGGCAGCTCTTAACTAGTCCTTCATGAGGAAGAATGAGAAACCAAGAGGCTGGAAGCAAGGGCAGTGAAGAGCCCTCACAATGGGCTCCTGTGGATGCCTGATGGCCACAGAAGGCTCTtttcctccacagccctgttAGTGTGAAGGACTTGCaagttctcctccctcctccaggtGAGACTGGAGAGGGCCTATTTATaagggtctgtggtgatagaacaaggagtgatggtttgaaactagagcagagtagatttaggctggacataaggaagatgatctttactatgagggtggtgagatgctggaacaggttgcccagagaagctgtaggCACCTCATCCCTGgtagtgtttaagaccaggctggatgaggcctttgagcaacctggtctaatgcaaggtgtccctgcccatggcagtggggttggaactggatgatctttaaggttctagttccacctcccctgccatgggaagggacagcttccactagaccaggttgctcaaggctacAGATGGAAATGCTTTAAAAGTCTGCAAAGCTGTGAAGTCAACCAACCCTGGGACCagtatggaatcatagaatcattttggttgaaaaagacctttaagatattTAGGTTGTGAGTAAAGCTGAGCCCTTGCATGTCCCCATCACTTCAGAGAGAGAAGCTGACCTTGCTACAGGTTGTTCTCCAGTGTCGCTAAGATTTCTGGTGATGACAGAGCAAGGACACCAAACACAGCTGTTTCAAACACTTTATTAACAAGAAGCTCTTTTGCCTCCTGTAGGATGGTGGGAAGTCAGCCCAGAGGAGCCCcggagagctgagctgggctctggCGGGGCGGGAGCGCTCAGAGTACGTGCGCTGGAAGAGGGAGCGGGACCAGATCGACCTGGAGCGGCTGGCGCGGCACAGGAACGCCAGGGGCGAGTGGCGGCGTGCCTGGGATGTGGAGAAGTCAGAGCACATGTAGGTTCTGCTCAGTCCTGAGGTGCTTTGTCTGCAGCAGGCCATCTAAAGCCGGTGATGACATCTTGGGTAGCTCTCTTGCTGGTCAAATCTTCTGTTATCATGTGCCTCTCCCTGACTGAATTCACATTGctgtctctttctcctcccaacTGTGTCTGGTGGGACCAGATATCTGAGTGATTCtcctattttctttctgatatGAGGGCTCCTACCCTGCTAGGAGATAGTGTGTGCTGACAAAGCTTGCCTGCCTTTGGTCCCACCAGGACTTGGACTGTGGGGGAGAAGGGAGCATGAATCATGCTCCATCTATCTCTGGAGGATCCTCTCCATCTCCACATGGATAAATCCAATAGCAGGAGGGTACAAGTGCTCTTCTAGAAACAGGGGTGGTCAAACTCACATTGCAGGTTTTCTCACTGTCCTGCTTGTTTCTCCTTTTCAACCAGACTAGAGGCCAACAGGCCTAAATCCTCTGCACCTCATAAACCAAACCCTTTCAGGTGCTGCAGCATGAAAGGGTCACTTAAACATCTGCTCTGGGGAAAATGTTCGAGACAGCAACACAGAAAAGCTCTTACTGGGGTCTGACATCTCCCTGCTTTAAGCATTGGCCCTCAAGCTGTGCTTGTTCAGCTGGGTCACACCAGGTGGAAAGCTCTGGCACCTGCAGCAGGATGAAGTTTGATAGGGTGTGGAGTCGGGGAATGTTTTCTGACAGAGGAGTTTGTACAGGGCAGATAGGTGGGACAACCTTTTGGCTGAGGAATGGCACCAAATACATAGATTTCAGTCCCTGAGACCTCAATAATTAGAGGCAAATTTACGTAAGTGGGTGCTGAGGGTTGCTCTAAGACAGCTCTGGGCCCCATTCTTCTGAACATCAATTTTTAAGGGAAAAGCCATAATACAACCCAAGCAGGATTAGAAACTAATCAAACCATCTCAACCAAAGGCTGACACATCGTGAAGCTGCTTCAAACTGTGTTTGGAAACTTGGGGAGCTGCATTTGAGCCTGGGACAGCTACATATCACCAACACACTAGCACATTACGTGCTACATGAACTTCAGCAGAAGTTAATgacttctccctagcatcaggtgatagaacaagaggaaatggcctgaaattgtgccaggggagggttaggttggacattaggaatagtttctttcctgcaagagtggtcagggattggaacaggctgcccagggaggtggtggagtcaccatcctgaagatgttcaagaaacctgtggccatggcacttggggacatggtttaatggccatggtgatgttgggttgatggttggacttgatcttagagcccttttccaactgaaaaaatgctatgattctattctagaATTAAATCCATCTGTATGTGTGCCAATGTAAAGGTTTTAGAGGGTCTCCTTTTGGGGTAGAATTGCCTCACAGCCTCACCTCTCCTGGGCAGTGCAGTTGCAGATCCTGCTGCCAAGCCTGTACATATTTGTCAGTGGGCAGGTGCAGAAAGGGCCAAAGGTTGGAGTCTGCTCATCTCAAGGTCTCCTGCCCATGATTTTGCCTGCTGGAGGAGAACCATCAGGTCTGACAATGCCTGTTTTTAACCTGCAGGTTTGAAGAGGACTTTGTTAAGGATGGGGAGCCAGCCTTGGATAATCCCAGCCATAAGAAAGGTTGGCAAGGGACACCTAGACTCTGCCCTGATGCTGGTGAATGACGAATGTCAGCTGTGAAACTGCTTGCTGGGCAAATGCCTCTGAGTGCAGCACTGGGGTGCCAgccctctctgccctgcagggtgctcagggctCTGAGTGTCTGGGTGCTAGAGCTTTTGATCTTCCCATCCAGAACAGTGGCTTCCGTAACCTCCTACTACATGACCCCGAGGCTGGACACTGCCTTCTGTCCCAGACACTGGTTTGAGAGGCAATCCTATTCCAGAACACATCATCTCTGATCCCTGTGGCATGTGCTGGCTTCTTTACTAGCAGAAGTCTGTCACAACTCCTGTTCCTCAGGAGATGGACTAGCAAAACAAAGCTTTCCCTTGTGACACCCTGTTTGAATGTCAGGCTTTCTGCTGCCTGTCCCTTGCAGAACCTCATTTACCCCATGCATGCTTTGCTTTGTCCTTCTAGGGGGAaggaactcaaggaaattccaGCACAGGTCCTTTCCTCCCAACGGGAGAGGTGAGTAAAGCCCAAGACTGGGTTGCTTACCACTCTAAATGTCAGAACCTCTGATATGTCCTCATTGAGAGAGTTGCCTCAGGTTTGGAGAGCCTTTTGGTATCACACCACATGATTGCTCTCATAGCTGTGTGGTGCAAGTGTGTGCTGTGTGGCAAGGGAGGACACGAAAGGTCTTATGGAATAATTTCCATAAGAAAAGTAGTTTCTTGGTGTGGTGTTCAGTAAGATTGATGGTTTCAAGGCATTTTCAAGTTGTGGGTGCACCctctctggaaatgttcaaggccaggttggatgaagccttgagcaacctgggctggtagaaggtgtccttgcccattgGCAGGCATGCTGGAAcgagatgatcttcaaggtcccttccaagccaaaccattctgtgattctatttcagttggaaaatccctttaagatcatcaagtccaaccattacctaactctacctaGTCTGAAGCTAAACCATGATCCCATATCTTGTGAGAACAGCACAAGGGGGACCGTGTCCAAGAAATAAGAGTTAAAGCCCTAGCTGGAATAAAAACTGCAGAAGAAGCCCCCTTAAATTCTCAGTTTGTGTTCATTGCTTTAGAAATGACACATGCAGCATGGACGCAGTTCTGGGGACTTCTCCCTCCAGAGCTCCTCTCCAGTGATACAAGGGTGCTGGTCCCTTTGGTGGTCCATCAACTGGTTCTTCCTGCTCTTGCATGGTATTTCCAACCTGTCTTCTAGGTGGAGGACAGCACGGAGTGAATGTGAGCGACCCTGGTCAGAAGGTAGTGCCTGCTGTGAGCAGCCGAGCCAAGgggaaggacagactgacaggcagagccaggaggtaAGGAGGTTGCCAGTACTGCCATTGGCACTGTGCTTGCGAtacagtcatggaatcacagaactgttttggctggaaaggaccttttaagatcatggagtccaacccttaaaccagcactgccagggcaccacactaaaccatgtccctcagtgccaAATCTCCATGGCTTGGAAACCCTtctagggatggagactccaacactgccctgggcagcctgggccgggccttgacaaccctttccatgaagaagttgttcttcatgtccaacctgaacttccccttGGACAGCTTGGGGCCATTCCTCTTCTACTGTTGTTTAttccttgggagaacagacaaccccccctggctccaacctcctttcagggagttgtggagagccagaaagtctcccctcagtctccttttctccaggctgaacaaccccaggtccctcagctgctcctcacctgacCCTCCATCAACTTtgctggatctgctccagcccctcaatgtccttcttggagtgagtggtcCAAAACTGACCCCGtatttgagctgtggcctcaccattgcCCAGTCCAGGAGGACAATCACCCctccagtcctgctggccacactatttctgatacaggtcACATTCCTTGCCTAACTGGGAAGAGAGACAGACAAAGATACTGTTCCACAAGGGCAGCTGTTTGAATAAGTTCACGTTGGCTGGGGCCATGTCTGGCAGAAGCAGGCTTTGTGGGGTCTGTGGTATTTGTGTGGTCTGTTATCACTGTACTTGCACCCTGCATCTCTGCAGAACATGCCTGGGGAGGTCAGGGTTTCCCTGACTGGATCTGGGTTGCACTGGCAGATGCCCCAACCAGCTTTTGAACACATCTGACTTCCAGGCACGGCTGATGTGGAGGAGCAGCCTCCAAAGATGGTTCCAAACTGAATCAGCAGTAATTAGGACTGACACTATCGTACAGTCTCCTGCTTAAACAGCTCCTCCTACAGCCTCCTGACTTGGTGGGGAGGAAAGTGgcctgttcctgacagctgtgtgcagcacacagcagggcagtgatttGCACAGGAGTCATTTCAGAACATCGGCAAAACGAAGCCATTCTGCAGGTTCTCCCATGTCCTCCCagggcccctcccctgctgctccccataATTAAATCTCAATGCAGTCTCCAGTTTCCTGGAGCCATGCTGATGGTTTAATAACAGTGATCATCTTCACAGCACTGCCATGCCCTTTAGCAGGCAACTGAAGGATGAAGAGTTGATTACAGACCCTGTGCCTCTTTATTTATCCAGACACAAAACCTTTTCTGCAGCACTTAATGTTGGTGTTCTTCAACCACCCAGGTCAGTTATGACCATGCAGTTCACCAGATGCACATCCAGATCCTGCTTCACAGGGATACTTGCAGCATTTCCCAGAGACAGTGTTCATGGaagcacagactcacagaactgtttggtctggaagagacctctgagcttATCAAGCCCAGctgctcacctggagctcacaatgctaccactgctgctaagccactgccactaaatcacacccctcagcaccacatccatgcagcttttaaacacccccagggatagagattccaccacctccctgggcagcctgttccagtgcctgagagccctttctgggaagaaattgtttcacatgtccaacctaaacctcccctggtgcagcttgaggctattccttcctctctctaacctcctttcaggggcttgtagagagccagaagatctgtgttcatccttctcttctgaagattaaacagccccattTTGCTGAGGAACTGTTCagaacctggtttagtggacatggtggtggtgggttgacagCTGAActtgattttagaggtctttgccaatgttaatgattctgtgagaaacCTTCAGTTGGaagtcagctgctgctggctgttccTTGGCTGACCTGAGGAGCTAGGCAGGGTCTGTGTAAGCAGcaccatagaatggtaggggttggaagggagctctggagatcaccaagtctgaccccgctgccaaagcagggtcaccttgggcaggtcacacaggaatgcatccaaaggGGTCCTAAAAGTCTTtagagaagaaaactccacaacttctctgggcagcctgctccagggctccatcacccttacaacAAAGAAgattctccttgtgttgaggatTCTGCTCTCAGGACAGCACTAGGTGTCACAGTCAGAGCCTGGCACTCTATTAGGCCTGGAGATCTTGGactgttgcttttgtttccagTGGCTGTGCTTGAGCAAATGCACCTGAGCAACCAGAACTCGcagctccttgtgctggggcctGGGAATCCGCTTAAAGGTGGGTTGTCTGCTGTCTTCCTAAGCCCTGCTGGTTAATCAGCCTTGATAAAATGAGATTTAATTCtcagaactggctgaaggatGGGATCATCAGCACACAATCCACTTAGCTTTGTCTGTGAGTTACATTCCACTCCTTCCCATTCTTCAGCTCCATCCCTAATAAAATGTCCTTGGGAAAGAAGCTGATGAGCTGTggtcctgctggctctgccctgcccactGAATGGAGCATGGTTGGATCCCAGCAGATCCCAGAGGATATTTAGGATAGGCACACCAAGAGATTTGCTTGGTGCTGCTAAGTTCTGTAAACACCTTGGAACAGGTCAGGTGAGCATGCTGGCCAGTTCAGCATTGCTGTCTAGCTGGTTTGGGCAGGGGTGTCTGCTCTGAGCTGGCTCTGCAGGCCACCTTTAGCTCTACCTATCCAGCCTGTGCCTAGAAATTTTTCCACACTGACTTTCAGAGCCTttgcagggcaccactgaaaatgcAGCCTGGCTGGTGGGGGTTTCTTCCACAAAAAGAGGCCCCTTTGTGGTCTGAGCGGGTGGTGAGGACTTACCCTGTGTTGAGGACATGACCTCACTGCCCATGGGTTGTATGCGAGGTCTGCATCTAAGCCCTGGAAGGACTGCTCCAGGCTGCTTCACCCTCTCAATAAGGACACTGCTCGGAGAGCCTGGAGGTGCAGCGAATGCAACTCACTCCTGCCCTAGGGAGTGGGCTAGGTGTGAAGCATCTTGGTGTGATTGTGTGGTGGAGCCTGTGATGTCAGCTCCCACACCAGTTTCACAAGGGCCTGTGGGGTCACTGTCACATGTTTGTCTCTGGCAATGCCTGACTCTGCAGCCACCTCAATGTGCATTTCCATTTGTTTTGTGTCTTGGCCCAAATCTGCCAAATGAAGAGGCCAGCAAGCCCAACAGCATCTGTCCAGAGAAGAATCAAATCTCATatgcacagaatcccagcagggtgggtttggaagggacctctggagatcatccagtatacccaccctgctaaagcagggcaccaacagcaccttgcccaggaccacaatgtTCAGGGGGGTTGCATTCTCTGTAGAgcaggagaatccacaacctttctgggcagcctgctccaggactccaacaccctcacaccaaagaaatttctcctcatcttcatctggaACCCCcagggttccagtttgtgcccatggCCCATTGCCCCTCCCTGTCTGCCTCTCTGTCTGGAATTGTGGCAATCTGTGACACTTGGGCACTGTCAGACAAGCAGGACAGGGCCATGGCAGACATCAGCAAGAGCCATCTGTAGATCCTGTTAGTCTGAGCCCTGCTGTTCTGGCCATTGGGTCCTAGGTTTTCATTCCATTTGGAATTACAACCACCAGCTCATGAAGACGTAGTGGTCTCAGATGAGTGTCTCTGGATGAGCTCAGTCCTTTGCAGGTGCtagaagcagctggagcaggaactGGCCACCTGTATCTCTTGCTGCCTGCTCAAAGTGTTCAGATAAGGAACGCATGGACCTAGTAGAAATTCCCACACAGGTGTGAGGCAGGCAGAGTGGCTTTGCCACAGGAGAACTTGAAGGCCTAAatcctgatttattttttttcttggcaggtGGGATGCAAAAGAAGGCGAGGACATGTCTCTTCTGAAGGATGACCTTGACAGCCAGGTGGGTTCATGGGTTCAAGGCGAGCTGCTGAGTTCTCTCAAAACATCCACTGTGAGGAAAGTTGGAGGCTCTTGGctagggcagagctgggacacCTCCATATTGGGGTGAATGTGCCCCTTGTTGgcactctgcagatggcttggTCTGAGAGCAGCTTCACATCCTGCACTGACCCTCTGTGAGCACAATAATCCCACTTATTCTGCTCCTTAGacacttctcttctccacttaCATCATTCTATGTCCTTTAATGGCCTCCACAAAAGTTTCAAGTTTGGAGACTCATCACAGACAAGGGAGACTTGTTTTAATTAGCTTAACTAATTATCTCCTTTTCTCAGAGAAGCCTTGGTACAGACAAGTGGAAGAGCAGAGGTGAGGAGCAAGTGGAAGAGAACTCCATGGCTGACCTGGAGAAGAAGGTGAAACAGACAAGTCTCCAAGATCACGGGGCCCCCTTATCACAAAGGCTACGAAGTGGAAAGATCCAATCTGCCCACAATGGCcagaaggaagagcagagaggagtgAAGGACAGGGAGGTGCCCATGCCCAGCACAGGTGCATCAGATCCAGGGCCCAAGCCAAGTCAGGGAGGCACTGGGGAAGATGCTGatgggcagcctggcactgctgacGTCTCCCAGGAGAAGGAGAGCACTaacagctctgctccacagagcagccttccaagcACTGAGCAAGCCACCAGGTATGGCAGTGAGGAGACTCTGTCACTGCTTGTGGGAGCTGGCTCAGAGAAAACCTCAGCTTCAGGACAGGAGTCCACTGAGAACTCTCCAGGCAGCCATGGAGgaaagctggacacagcagcaggagacagaCTGGATGCAGGTCAAGGACAGCTGGTGGgaaaaagaggggaggaagtgACCCAAACCACTGCCCTTCAGGGACAGACATTTGCACTGAAAGACAGtcaagatgctgaaggcactgAACACAAAGGAGAGCCTCTGCCCCCGAGGAACACCATCTCTGACAAGACTGTTGTGTCTGAACAGGACACAGCAAAATCACAGTCCAGGGAAGGGGACCAGCCTGAGGACTGCAAGGACAAGGACAGTGAGGACACCCACAACTAGCAAAGATTGTACCAGCTTGCCCTGAGACAAAAGGTGAGTCCCTGACCCCTCTCCCCACACTGTGGTTATTATCCTATTGTACAGCCCCACATCCCCCTTTTCTGTGGTCATAATGGGACAGAGCACCAGATTCCCATCCAGAAATGTTCATTAACAGCAACACAGGGCCCTCCTGGAAAGGAGTTTGAAGAAGTTTGTGTggtgagcaggaggaagaaaatgtttgtgtccctgtattcagcactggtgaggctacaccttgaatcctgggttcagttttgggttctTCACTCcaacaaggacattgagaggctggagcatgtccagagaagggtaacaaagctggggaagggtctggagaacagggctgctaaggagcagctgagggacctgggggtgttcagcctggagaaaaagagcgTGAGGATAGACCTTGTTAAGACCCTCCAAtagagagaagaaagctggggacagacttttgagcagggcctattgtgacaggacaagaagtgatggtttaaactaagagagggagatttagactggagagaagatgACACGTTTGACACTGAGGActgtgagaccctgtcccaggttgtccagagaggtgggatgCCCCATGCCTTGGAACcattgtctggggctctgagcaacctgctctagttgcagatgtccctgctgactgcagggaggttgggctaggtgagctttaaaggtcccttcccacccaaaccattctgggattctaatAACACTCCTTGAGAGCCAAAAAGCCCCCAAAGACCTGGATTTCTCCAGCACAAGCTCAGCACAACCAGAGTAGTCCCTCTGCCTGGCTGTCCAGCTGGGCTCCTAGGAGCAACCAAAGAACAATCACCACCAAACAGCACAAGCTCATTTGGCTCAAGGGGGTTAAGTTATCAGCATGTTTGGAGCAAAAAGGTCTCACGCCTGTGCCTGCTGGTGTTTGAAGTTTGCAGCTCCCCATGGGAGGCCGCACACCACCATGGATAGCAGCCATAAATAGCCACCAGCTGGTGGCAGTCCCTTCATTCTCCCCTGGCTTCTGTTTCCTACTGCTCCACAGACATCAGGTTTAGACCACAGTGTGTATACAGAGCTGCAAAGTTCTGCCTTATTTCCATGGAATTCTCCCTCAAGCAGCTCTTTGGaaccaggtccctcaggatTGCCCCTGACTGAGGTTGGTTGGGGTCCTTGGCAGGGTtttcctgtttggttttggttttttggtccTGATGCCTGTACCTGGCTCCAGGTGATGCCTTAGGGCAAGGAGTGCACAAAGGGCAACCCACAGGAAACTTGTGTTCAGTAAAGCCATGGTGTGTGGCACACAAGGGACTTCATAGGTGTGGGCATCCTTGAGGGAAAT contains the following coding sequences:
- the CCDC9B gene encoding coiled-coil domain-containing protein 9B translates to MSNMHRADAAVEDAVLRKKEQKDVELDKKILALRKKNEALIRRYQEIEEDKKRAEQEGMAVTSRRPKQDGLTITITKAHNDLKDAITQTEHYGQDSPALSMDKRVVSEKWGSPCPTSPGFGIGSEEEEEEEEEADHMFTFRMGKRMQLAVTMDNKAKGKRIVSERHPEGLPGPGRAPDLGEEDTNQLVAFHRGRRMQIAITMDNKEKAEERRTAERRRSDSDRGLENEHSQRDGGKSAQRSPGELSWALAGRERSEYVRWKRERDQIDLERLARHRNARGEWRRAWDVEKSEHMFEEDFVKDGEPALDNPSHKKGGRNSRKFQHRSFPPNGRGGGQHGVNVSDPGQKVVPAVSSRAKGKDRLTGRARRWDAKEGEDMSLLKDDLDSQRSLGTDKWKSRGEEQVEENSMADLEKKVKQTSLQDHGAPLSQRLRSGKIQSAHNGQKEEQRGVKDREVPMPSTGASDPGPKPSQGGTGEDADGQPGTADVSQEKESTNSSAPQSSLPSTEQATRYGSEETLSLLVGAGSEKTSASGQESTENSPGSHGGKLDTAAGDRLDAGQGQLVGKRGEEVTQTTALQGQTFALKDSQDAEGTEHKGEPLPPRNTISDKTVVSEQDTAKSQSREGDQPEDCKDKDSEDTHN